The sequence gctgcccatcaccatagcgCCTGGGCACCTTGCATGTATAGCAAGAGCAATAGTCGAGTCTCTCATGGAGGCCCCAGCACTGCTGGGAGGGGCCTTTGAAAGGCTGGGTTCATGTCCTAGGACTAAGCTGAGCTGCTCCATTCACTGCCCAGTGACGCTGCAGTCTCCTGACAAACACTGAGCTCTGGAGCAGGCACCTGGCTGACCGTCAAAGTGGGGTCTCTCTGCTGGCTCATCCTGTCAGCCCACCCCACAAAGCACTCTGCAGCGGTAACAAGCCAGTGCCAGCAGCCTGAGGGGGGCCCAATGCCTCAAAAATGAAGTCTCAGATACCAAAGGGACCCCAAGTAGCAACAGCATTTATTAAAGAAGAGAGCTTGGAATAAATCCAGACAACCTGAGCCCTCGCTGTTCGATACAAACCCACAGGGTGGGGACCCAATACTGTACCTTATTGCAAATAAGTTAATATAAAGAAATGGTGCCACAGATGCTGTATCTAAATTCAGTCAGCTACCGTAATTAATGGGTTAATTTCTCAGCCTAACACAGAAAGACGCCTGGGCAGTTATAAAAGCCACAGGGTAGTGAGCAATAGGGGGCTGCTGCAGGGACCAGGGAGACAGTAGGACAAGGGGGTTCATGGATGATCTGGAGGGTAAAGCACTCGGGAGACATGGGGGGCAGGTCCTGGCTGGCCACAGGCTCCCTGTGCAAATCACTGGGCTAGACCCACAAAGGGGATTCACACTCAGCAATGTCCAGTGAAGTGCCAGGCAGAATCCCCAGCCCTGGGTTaagtgcccaggctccctgggcattGGTGCCTGGGGAGCCCCCTATGGTGAGTGCCCCAGGGGTGCTCTGTGACCCTTCGCTCCCAGTCGTTCGAGTGAGTGTGACTCTATAGCCAGGGGCCACTCCTGCTCCACACCAGGCAGAGCGGGGCGCTGAAGCTGGCTCTCCCACAGCTGGGGGGAGGCTCTACGCACTGGGGCACCCAGAGCCCACTGCCTGAGCTGTTTTGAGCCAGACCCAATCCATTAGCCGTCTCGGAGCCAGGCAGAGGCATGGGGCTTAGGCACCGAGCAGCTCAGCCACTCAGGACTTAGGTGGCCTGGCATATGGCCACCAGCAGAGATTTAGGCAGctcctgggggtgtggggggatttgaGGATCTAATTTTTGGACTTGGATGCCTAAACTagcagttaggcacctagatcCGCAAAGGGATCTTGTGCTTAGTCTCTCTGGCTTCAATTCCCGCCCTGTACAATGGTGCTGGTACCTGCCAGGGGCACTGCAAAGTACCCAGATACTGCAGTGGGAAGGGCCTGTAAGTACCTGGGCAGCCAATGTTCAGGGCACCCCAGGTGGCTGAAGCAGGAGGAAGTCTCTGGGGCATGTTTGTACAGGAAGCATATGGCGCACCCTGATAAATGACGTGTGGGAAAAGCCAGGTGCCTGGACACAGATGCCTCAAAGGAAGCAAATGTCAGTTCTGTGTTCGACTGCAGAAGAAAACCAGCCCTCTCATCCCCAGCACCGCACGCAAGCAAAGGCAGCAAATAGTTGGGTCACTCAAGGACTTGGCAACTCCAGTACAACTTCAGAGTTACGAGCTGAGCACACACCTCGTTCAGAACCGGAAGTAcgaatcaggcagcagcagagacacaagGGAAAAAGGCCAAAACAGCACAatcctgtgttaaatgtaaactactaaaaaaatcaaGGGAACGTTTAAAAAAACTGACAAGGTacaaaaactgtttctgtgcttgtttcatttaaattaagatggttaaaagcagcatttttcttctgcacaataaagtttcaaagctgtattaagtcaaggttcagttgtaaacttttgaaagaacagccgtaaggttttgttcagagttacgaccaacctccattcctgaggtgtttgtaaatctgaggttctactgtatcgtGATTCCTTGGCCAATGCTCTGTTCACCTCTCCCAGCTGGGCTTGGGGATCGATTGCTGTGGTGAGAATTGGAGGCAGGGTTTGAACCCACGTCGTCTACCACTGACTCCTTGTAGTACTTTGCCCAGTCACTTATTCTCACCAATGCCTGGTGTGTACAGTGGGGTGATATCCCCCAGGCTTCAAGCCACAAGGTCTTAGAAGGCGGGAGCCAGGTAAGTTCAATTGTAAACTGCACTTCCTGCTGGCACAGCTGGGCAGATGGCCTCCTTTGACTTCTCTCTTCAATACAACTGAAGAGAAGGATCTAGAGCCTCGAAAGGGGCAAGGCACGTACCTGTGGGAGAGGTGCAGTGGTTTATGGGTCTGCAGCAAGACTAGCAGCCAATCAAATCCTCCCATTCCCCAATTGCCCAAACACTCTGATCTTGACTGCCCTTGCTGCATTCTCCAGGAGGTGGTGGGGTGCTCGGCAAACCAGCAGCTTCTATGCTGAATCAACAAGAGGACAATTCCCTGGCACTGGACTGAACCATGACACATAATGATGATCCTGCAGGTGTCTCTCTATTAGCAAAGTACCATcaccccagcagctgctgcttttctTATCAGCTGCATGACACCTGTGAAGCAAGGACATCTGTCCCTTGGCGCATATCCAGCAGCCGAACCAGTCCTGCTCCAAGCCGGCCCCCCTCCTCTGCTGCAGGCCACACAAAcccacaggcagacagacaggggagttcttgggggaggaggcaccCCACAGTCCAAAGAGAAACGCCTGAGAAGGTGACAACGCCAGAACGAATCCAgtccttccaaatggcagtgtccAAATAACGTGGTCAGGACTGGTGCACCCGGGGTCCTGCCCCCTTGCTAGTCCCCTCCAGGGCAACCAGCTGGCTTCCTGAGTAAGCCCCTGCGCCCAGGCTCACTGCTGCCTCTTCTCACCAGCTGGGCGCGGGGCTCTCTTGGCGAGGGCTTGGCAGCAGGCCCAGACTCTAGACCTGAGTGACGACCTCCCCGTTCTCTGGCACGTAGACCTGCACAGGAGCTCCCTCGGGAGACCGCTTCAGGACGTGGATCTGACACACCTGCATGGGGGTGAAGGAAAGAGCCTGTCAGAGCAGCCATCCCAGCCAGCAAAGCAAGAGCGTGACAACACCAGCCCGTCCTGGCCGCTCACACCCCCGGGGGTCGGCACTATTCCCCACCGCACATAGGGAGCACAAGCCCGTGGGAGGAAGGGACTGAAAAAAGTCACACATGGAGCCTGTGCAGAGCCAGGCACTCAGCCCCGTCTCCTGGGAgtgcccaggcccctgcccccagcacagagcaccctGCTTTGACATGATCTTACTGCAGCTGCAGACCTGGCCTTTGGTAtgtggatggggaggggctgggtgtgcGTGGAGTGACCCCAGGGATTCCTTGGCCCTCTTGCTAGGCTCACAGGTGACGTGACCCCTCATGCTGCCCACCCTGGGGTGCTCACAggtgggtgtggtgtgcagggccGTGCTCCCCCAGGAGGTGCTCCCAGGGGCGAGGACGGCTGCCAGGCTGCATGTCACTGCAGAGAGCACCTCTCTGGTTCCTGGCAGGGGCGGTAATGGGAGGAATCCAGGCACAAGCCCCAGTCTGCCTGGCGTGGGCCGCTGCCTCTGCTAGAGGCAGAGAGCTGCCCGGGCAGGAGAACAGACGTGGCTCAGGAGAAGGCCTGTCGGACAAGTGTTGCCAGTACCACAGCCCAATGGGATAAACCTGGGCTCGCTACCTGGGCTCTCCAGCCCCTTCCTGTGCTCGCCAAGGGCCTGGgcttcccagaatgcactgccaGTGGCAGTCTGCCCTGCTCTGTCCGGGGAACCCCTCTGCAAGGCCTCTCTGCAGCTGCCAGCAGGAGTAACTTGGGCCATGCTGCGAGTGGCTCTTGGGAGCTGGATGCGACCAGCAGCACATTCAACCGGCCACGGGAAAGCAGCAACTGGGCAAGATTTGAACTCGGAGGCTTTCCAGCACATCGCCAGCCCCGGGGCCAGCCCGCACAGACCTGGGAGAAACGTGCCAGGGAAGAGCTGGTCCCGCTCGCTGCTGGGGGTCGTGTGGCACAGGAGGGGGCGGGTTCAAACATTAATAAACTCCATTCCCCCACCTGAATAGGCACGCTAAGACTATTCAAATACTATTACATTAACCTCAgagagcgggggcagggctgcagctggTGTCAATAGGCGGTAGCTCCAGTGGCGTCAGCAGGGCCAGcgccccagctggtgtcaatcagcattGTCCCACTGGCAtcagtgatgctgatttacaacagTGAGGGCCTGGCCCGCAGGCTACAGTGCTGCCATTCCACATACCACGTGTTACCCGCACTGGGCTGAGCGTGGCCGTTCTGTGAGGAGCGTTTTACACCCTGGCTGATCCCTTTGCAGAAGCTCAGCGGGAGGGAGCTGCTGATGGACGGTGCTGGGCCCCTGGCACAGGCCTGCCCGGAGCAGCAGTGACCAAACGCTGTCACAAGCTGAGAGCTGCTGGGGACCCAAATGCTGGATTTTTGGGGTGTCCAAGCTGGCAGGAGCTGCCCTCGCTGAGAGGGGATCGCTGGGAACTCCCACAGAACAGGCCCTCCCAACAAAgccctcactcccgatccgcagcccctgctatcccagccctgtgctcccctcacacacagcttggctggtgcccctcactcccaacccgcagcccctgcaatcccagccctgggctccacgcacacacagctctgctggtgcccctcactcccaacccacagcccctgcaatcccagccctgggctcccctcacacCCTGCTCTGCCAATGGAGTTTGTGTGAGGTGGGGAATGAGCCATCCTAGGACAGTGTATGACCCAGGACACGACTGAACCTAGGCCTGTGAAGGAGAAAGGCTGGTACATTCCTTTGCCAGTTCTCCCTTACTTACTGGGCACTGAGAGGTGATGCTCGGTAAGGGGCACCCCAGCTTCTCCGAGTGCCCCAGGCCATAGAGAGTTGAATGCGGAGAGCTGTGCAGTGGTTCCCTTCCCCTAGCACTTTCCCGGGACAGCAGCACCTCCTCGCTCCCCACCCCGTGCCGTTTGCAGGCCCTACCTGAGCCTGCTGCCCGGCGGAGCGCGAGGCGTACAGCTCCCTGCCCGGCGCGTTCCGCACACGGAAGGCCCCCTGCCTGTCCAGCGAGTGGGGCCGCAAGTTCCGCAGCTTGGTGCGCTCATGCCACGACTTCAGCTCCTCTGACACGGCTGACTTGGCGAGGGCCCTGCCGCTGCCCGGGGCGTAGTCCTTGAGGGATGGGGTGCGCATGAgccggctgggggccgggcccagccagtggcagcgcagctgcaccatGTCCTGCTCATAGGGGAATGGAGCTGGGCTGCCAGGCCGCAGGGAAGGGTAGCCCCGGCAGACCTCCCGCCCAGCCACATACTCCACAGCCGGGAAGTAACTGGGAGGCAGCAGCCGCTTCTGGGGGGTCTGGTAATAGTACGCTGCCTCGGCCGTGGAGCGCGGGCTCCTCAACACCGGTGAGGGCTGCTCTGTGGACGGCGGAGGCACCGGCCTCAGGAAGGAGATGTCAGGGCTGCTGCTGCCGGGCGACGGGGCGTATGTGATGCTGGAGACGTCAGAGTTGCTGTCCTCGGAACTGGAGTGGTAGATGGAGTGGGAGGCCAGGCCAGGTTTggatggagggaagcagtagTTGGGGACGGTGACCGTGTAGTAGGTGGGACGTCGTCTTGGCAGCACGCTCCTCCCCCGGAGCTCCGCTCGGTCCCGGGACACATCCACCCTGGGGGCAGAAGGAAGCTATTTAGGAGTATTCTAGCACCAGGGGCGAGCAAAGGAATCTCCTGGCCCGGACCCAAACTTCAGGCTGAGAGAAGCGCTCTCAGAAATCCAAAGCACAAGTACAAGCAGGGAATGTACAGACACACCAGCACTCCCCACAGACCTCAGTGGAGAATACACCTGAAATCCTTCCAGAcgcccttaactctgcccaccCTCTCAGCTCCACCCGCCCCCTTAACTCTGCCTACCTTCTTAACCCTGCCCACCATCTTAATCCTGCCCATCCCTTAGCCCCACCCACCCTCCTAACCCTGCCCACCCCTTAGCTCCACCCACCACCTTAGCTGACCCCCACTTCCACCTCCATATCCCCACTAACCAACACTAAACGAGGACATTAATAACATCTAAGCAAATCAACCCCCCCAGCAGAATTTTGACCTTGAGAAGGGAGCAGAGCCAGAGGCCCCATGGAGTCCACTAGAGACTTGGCTCTTGCTAGTGATTTTATGTGGCAGGCACCACAGTGATGAGTGTCAGGGTCGGTGCTAAGGTAGCTAGCTAGGAGTTGGTTCTGCTAGAGCAAGGGCAGCTCAGGGTGGACGCGCTAATTGGGTTTCACATCCCTGGTTTGCACTCGGGGGAAGACAAATCAGTAGCACCAAAATCAGAAACTCCCCATGAGCAGAAACTCTGGGGCTAGGCCCAGGGTCCCTCCCTTGCTGCTCCCATCTCTTCTCATTTGTCTCCCTTCTGGGGGTCCCGTCTCACACCCACATTCTGTATTTATCCCTCACTCCTTATCATTTCCTACCAGCACTGCCTGGAGGCCTCAACCACTATCATctgtgctgcacagagacagccctgccccaaagatctcacAGGCCAAACAGAaaatgggtgggaggggaaactgaggcatggggcagggaagtgacttgcctcagGTCACTCAGCAGGGCAGTGACAGAGGTAGGAACAGAAGCCAGTTCTCCCCGTGCAGTGTCATAGCTGCTAGGCCACACAACGAGAGAGCCCGTTGCTGGGCAGTACCTCATGGACTGGGATTGCCCTCTCCTCGCCTGCATCTCTGGGGTCGGCAGCCCACTTGAGCCAGCCTGCCTCCACAAGGCCAAGGTCTGGATGGGCACAAAGTGGTATGGGGGCGTCTCAGCTGTCCTCTGAGCGGCTGGGCTGCAGGCAGGCGCTGGCACGGgtgtcccagctgggctgctgagGAGAAGCACAGTGAACAGAGACCAGTGCAGGAGAGCTGGAATCCCTCCCCCGCACTGCAACATCTGCACAGCTCCTTCCATGGGAGCAGAGTGGCCCAGGGCCCTGGGGAGACGGGGAATGCGCCCAAACCTCTGCATCAGCGCCCTGCTCGTACAGTGACTCTGACCCATTGCAGGGACCCACAGAGCCCCGGGCATGCACCCGCCTGCACGCATCGACATGTCACTTCCCCAAGAGACGCTAGTGCTGTTAGACGCAGGATCCCGGTTCGCCCCCTGCTGCCGACAACCCACCCAGGGCATCACGTttctcaggggaggggagggagagcggGGCAGAAGGGAGAGGAAAAGCGGATGGGAAAGACGATCTCCCGCCCAGCGCCCTGGGGAGGATCGAGCAATGGAAGCTGGGGAGGGCGTGacctccaggggagggggagacacaaGGCCACACGTTAGACTGTCCAGAGCCCCCAGCAATGGCGCAGAACCCAACCGCTTAGGCCAGGACGTGAAGAGCATCAggctggctgacatctgaccagGACACTGGGTTCACTCGTCGGGCAGGGGCCCTGGATTTGCAGTTGCTGCAGGTCTCCGCGCTCTGGCTTCCAGTCTCAGCGGTAGCACCCCACTGCGAGGTTGGGTCTATGCCGGCTTAGAGGGAAGAGGCCACCTACAGCCCACCAACACCTGAGGTTCTCCTGCCTTACAAGCCAACTTGTTTCTATGCTTCCTATGGTCACTGCATCTCTCCAAGGTGattcccccagccccctgatcagcaGGGCTCCCCTGAGCGGAGATGGGGCGAGAGGTGCCGCCCATGCTCTGTACCTTGGCAGGCTGCAGGACTCAGCCGAGTGCTTCCTGGGCTTCTCGTAGGGCCTGTCGAGGCTGGTCTCCTTCCAGGGGCTGTTCTGGATGGGCGAGCGCTCCAACTCCGGGACTTCGCTCTGCGTGGGTGGCAGCCCCTcacactgctggggaggggcacagcgggtgggcagggccggggagctgtgcggcgtGCCGGGCTGGACTGGCACCGTGAGCTGCTGGACAGCACGATGATTCGGAGCCTGGGTTTCTTCTGAAAGCGAACAAGGGGGGTGAAAGTGGTGCAGGAATCGCGGTGTCTGCCCATCACTTTCCCTCCGGCTCTGCGCTCAGATccccccacagcagccctgcCTGGCTCACCACACATCAAATGCTTCTGTCTCCAGGGGAACAGAGCAGATAGGCTCATACCCCTTTCCCAACGTCAGACACTGCCCTGCCCGCAGGAAGGGGAAATCCAAACCCTGCTCATGCCTTACCCTCCTCCAGCAGGATGGCATCCGAGAGGGAGCTGTCATCCGAGGCACTCAGCTCTAGGGAGCaatggggaaagagggagaggtgAGGAAGGGCAGAGATGCTCACTGGGCTCGGCCAGGGACCGTAACACAGATCCAAGTCAGCAGGGATTGTTGGGATTTCAGCAGCACATAGACGCTGCACAAACCCCAAACACAGCCTACAGGAGCGGGGCTTGGGTCTCCTGCTGCTTTGCCTGCGCCCCAGGGGGTGGTTAACTATACATAGCAACAATAAACCTGTCTGTAGTCCCAAGAGCTCCAACCTCTCAGGAGCCCTTACCTACCACtgcaatgcagctgcctctgtggTGGAACCGGTGGGGTTTGTACCATCAAAGGAACGTGGGACATTCCCAGGCGGGATCGAGCTGGCGGAGGCACGGAGCACTCTGGTGCCTGAAGGGTTAACTGGCACCATGCAGGACACATGTCCCTACacgtttcccctccccctcctctctgctgagatgggcttagcagctgctcctgcaggtttcagcccccatccccagacacgGATCCCCAAACCTTTCAAGAGTTTGGAAATTTTCCCATtttgaattgggacaaaaagtcaaactcTTGAAAATATTAGTTAACCAAAAATTGCAAAAGTTTTGGTTGGAGGgactcaaaacattttgttttaattttagtcattttgaaacatttcatttcagtttccaCTTGTTTCTCTTTTTCAAATCTTCGTTTTGTCTAATGAGCTTAAATTTTGAAACCAAAAGTcttttggaattggaaaactgGAATTTGTCATTTTGAAAATAGCACAACAAACCATTTCAACAATTTtgaaacattccccccccccggtTTTTCTGAGTCAGGAGATTCGCTGACTCCAAATCGACTCCACGAACGGCTTCACTTGGCACAAATCAGCATTTCTGGATGAACAAACCCTTCCTGCTCTGCCCAccacagcccagggcagggggtgcagtgggagctctgggaggggacagaCAGGTTACGCAGGAGAGTGAAAAACGGAGCCAAGGAAGGAAAGTGAAGCCAGAGTGAGGCGGGCAGTTCAGGGTGCTGCCCCCAGGGATGACCACTCAGGcaacttgggcctgattcttctcccaCTCACACTGGTGTCACGCAGGAGTAACTGCATCTGGTCTGATTCCCCTCTCTCAGGCACCGCTGAAGGAAATCAAAGCCCTGTGCTTTTAGCTGGAAGAGGAGACTACCTCTGGAACaggctgctgcaggagccccgggAAAGCTGCAGAACCATCAGCTGTTCTTTGGGGAGCTGAGATAAATATAGCTTCGTCTCCTGCTCAAGGAACAAGGAAGCCGGGGAGAGCTCGCCCCCCCATGCATGTACCTCCAAGGGGCAGCTGAGCTGTGGGGCCCTGTCCTCTCCTTCCTCAGCAACAGCCATTCCTGAACAACTGCAGAGCTGGGAGACCGGCCCCGACGGACCAGTGAGACCCTCCTCAAGCAAATGGCGCTCTTGGGGGCTACAAGAGATCCTGCCAGAGTGTGAAGCTGTAGCAATCACCCACAGGACAACCATTCTGGGTGATCAGGGCAGTGCTGGCATTCCCTGAGTCATGGATGTGACCACCTACCCCCTGGCAGACACGTCCTGCGGCACAGTTAACATGCCAGCCCTCGGGGCAGGACAAACCCTCATGCGGGCTGAGCCATGCAGTGCCAGCCCCAGTCACGTCAAGGCTACAAGCAGGGCCCTTTGCTGCTTGGAGCCAGGCAAGCCAGAGGCAGCTGATTTctgggagagcagtgggggctgtgtCAGGGGCTCCCGCTGGATCGTGCCCGCTCTCTCTCGCACTAGGCAGGCTGTGATGGAGCAATAGGCTGAGATCTGGCCTGCACACGCAGCTCACCCCCGAGGGCTGTGATGCTGGCCCTGGGCTCCTGCTTGGCTGTCAAGCGACACTCATTGAGGGCATTCTCCAGCTCCTTCAGCTTCTTCTCCTCCTTCAGCACCATGTTCTTCCGCCGCTTCTTGATGTGCTTGCTGATGTTCTCTTCCCGGTAGAGGCGATGCGTGGCCGCGGCAATCTGCAGCTGCAGGGCCAGGTCTCTCTCCAGCGTGCTCAGCGGGTCCTAGGTGGGAAGAGAACACAAGCCATGGAACGGAGCAGGGGAGCTGCCCTCCGCCACAGGGCACTTGGGGCTAGGAGGAACCATGTCCAGCTAGGCCTTCGCTCAGGGGAAACCTCAGCCTTTGGGAGAAGAGCAAGGCCTGGCTACCTGGACCCAGCAGAGGCAGCCTGGGACCCCGGCTCCTTGTGAGGCGCTGATCATAGAGAGTTTGTGCAGACGTGTCTGAGGTACCGACCTGGCCCAACTGCTGCAGTAACTGAGCGCTCCCAGTCTCATGCACTGACATCCCCCCATGCACACTACGGCAGAAGGGCTCAGGGCCCAGCTTCCCAGGCACTTCAAGGAGCTATGAGGATCCAggccagagaga is a genomic window of Malaclemys terrapin pileata isolate rMalTer1 chromosome 4, rMalTer1.hap1, whole genome shotgun sequence containing:
- the INAVA gene encoding innate immunity activator protein isoform X2, with translation MESKEDGSDSDSGIMLHSGPDSPVSPLKDLTQAVRKQQQELAARLEACLAELRKLCLREAELTGMLPQEYPLKQGDRPPKVRRRIGTAFKLDEKTIISRGVDPLSTLERDLALQLQIAAATHRLYREENISKHIKKRRKNMVLKEEKKLKELENALNECRLTAKQEPRASITALGELSASDDSSLSDAILLEEEETQAPNHRAVQQLTVPVQPGTPHSSPALPTRCAPPQQCEGLPPTQSEVPELERSPIQNSPWKETSLDRPYEKPRKHSAESCSLPSPAGTPVPAPACSPAAQRTAETPPYHFVPIQTLALWRQAGSSGLPTPEMQARRGQSQSMRVDVSRDRAELRGRSVLPRRRPTYYTVTVPNYCFPPSKPGLASHSIYHSSSEDSNSDVSSITYAPSPGSSSPDISFLRPVPPPSTEQPSPVLRSPRSTAEAAYYYQTPQKRLLPPSYFPAVEYVAGREVCRGYPSLRPGSPAPFPYEQDMVQLRCHWLGPAPSRLMRTPSLKDYAPGSGRALAKSAVSEELKSWHERTKLRNLRPHSLDRQGAFRVRNAPGRELYASRSAGQQAQVCQIHVLKRSPEGAPVQVYVPENGEVVTQV
- the INAVA gene encoding innate immunity activator protein isoform X3, producing MESKEDGSDSDSGIMLHSGPDSPVSPLKDLTQAVRKQQQELAARLEACLAELRKLCLREAELTGMLPQEYPLKQGDRPPKVRRRIGTAFKLDEKTIISRGVDPLSTLERDLALQLQIAAATHRLYREENISKHIKKRRKNMVLKEEKKLKELENALNECRLTAKQEPRASITALGELSASDDSSLSDAILLEEETQAPNHRAVQQLTVPVQPGTPHSSPALPTRCAPPQQCEGLPPTQSEVPELERSPIQNSPWKETSLDRPYEKPRKHSAESCSLPSSPAGTPVPAPACSPAAQRTAETPPYHFVPIQTLALWRQAGSSGLPTPEMQARRGQSQSMRVDVSRDRAELRGRSVLPRRRPTYYTVTVPNYCFPPSKPGLASHSIYHSSSEDSNSDVSSITYAPSPGSSSPDISFLRPVPPPSTEQPSPVLRSPRSTAEAAYYYQTPQKRLLPPSYFPAVEYVAGREVCRGYPSLRPGSPAPFPYEQDMVQLRCHWLGPAPSRLMRTPSLKDYAPGSGRALAKSAVSEELKSWHERTKLRNLRPHSLDRQGAFRVRNAPGRELYASRSAGQQAQVCQIHVLKRSPEGAPVQVYVPENGEVVTQV
- the INAVA gene encoding innate immunity activator protein isoform X1 → MESKEDGSDSDSGIMLHSGPDSPVSPLKDLTQAVRKQQQELAARLEACLAELRKLCLREAELTGMLPQEYPLKQGDRPPKVRRRIGTAFKLDEKTIISRGVDPLSTLERDLALQLQIAAATHRLYREENISKHIKKRRKNMVLKEEKKLKELENALNECRLTAKQEPRASITALGELSASDDSSLSDAILLEEEETQAPNHRAVQQLTVPVQPGTPHSSPALPTRCAPPQQCEGLPPTQSEVPELERSPIQNSPWKETSLDRPYEKPRKHSAESCSLPSSPAGTPVPAPACSPAAQRTAETPPYHFVPIQTLALWRQAGSSGLPTPEMQARRGQSQSMRVDVSRDRAELRGRSVLPRRRPTYYTVTVPNYCFPPSKPGLASHSIYHSSSEDSNSDVSSITYAPSPGSSSPDISFLRPVPPPSTEQPSPVLRSPRSTAEAAYYYQTPQKRLLPPSYFPAVEYVAGREVCRGYPSLRPGSPAPFPYEQDMVQLRCHWLGPAPSRLMRTPSLKDYAPGSGRALAKSAVSEELKSWHERTKLRNLRPHSLDRQGAFRVRNAPGRELYASRSAGQQAQVCQIHVLKRSPEGAPVQVYVPENGEVVTQV